The following proteins come from a genomic window of Candidatus Palauibacter soopunensis:
- the murJ gene encoding murein biosynthesis integral membrane protein MurJ has translation MTEEKAPGQGRSATRVAAGILASRITGFLRDVIIAATFGVGPVTDAYAAALKIPNAFRNLLSEGALSASFVPVFSSLTERGDTAAARRLAQGVLGGLLALSAFVVAVAVAAAPWLLGILAPGYDTELSTLTTRLVRILFPMSGVMIVGAWCLGILTSHRRFFLPFAAPVLWNLSQIAGLLLGARMGWGPLIVVLTWSTLIGSVLQVAIQLPAVYRRLGTLRPRIDFRFEPTRRVARNAMPVAAGQGIFQLSSLTDVFIASLLAEGALTGIYFAQRIAMVPMALFGASVAVAALPEMSREKGIGALRSHLSTGVRRVAYFILPSVAVLLLLGDLVTSLIYERGAFDAEHVPVVRWALGAYALGLVATGLTKLFASAFHALQDTRTPVKYAMAGVGIGILVGAATALWMDDRGFGLRAAAGLVFGSSVGAWVNLVLLMRGLSRRGADGWFVPVRRSLGRMAVGAGLASAAFLVMRSLLGGHLPDGFLGDATLLAAALVAGGLCYAGCAGLPTGLRTVGEPPPAEGGE, from the coding sequence CTGACCGAGGAGAAGGCGCCGGGACAGGGCCGTTCGGCGACGCGCGTCGCCGCCGGTATCCTCGCCAGCCGCATCACCGGGTTTCTGCGGGACGTCATCATCGCCGCCACTTTCGGCGTCGGGCCGGTCACGGACGCCTACGCGGCCGCGCTCAAGATCCCCAACGCCTTTCGCAACCTCCTCAGCGAAGGCGCGCTCTCCGCCTCCTTCGTGCCGGTGTTCTCTTCGCTGACGGAGCGGGGCGACACGGCCGCGGCGCGGAGGCTCGCGCAGGGCGTGTTGGGCGGCCTCCTCGCCCTCTCCGCCTTCGTCGTGGCCGTGGCCGTCGCCGCCGCGCCCTGGCTCCTGGGGATCCTCGCGCCCGGCTACGACACGGAACTGAGCACGCTTACGACGCGCCTCGTCCGCATCCTCTTCCCCATGTCGGGGGTGATGATCGTCGGCGCGTGGTGTCTCGGGATCCTGACGAGCCACCGCCGTTTCTTCCTCCCCTTCGCCGCGCCCGTCCTCTGGAACCTGTCCCAGATCGCCGGCCTCCTGCTGGGAGCGCGGATGGGTTGGGGGCCGCTCATCGTCGTGCTCACGTGGTCCACCCTCATCGGAAGCGTGCTGCAGGTCGCGATCCAGCTTCCCGCCGTGTACCGCCGGCTCGGGACGCTCCGGCCCCGGATCGACTTCCGCTTCGAACCCACGCGCCGCGTCGCGCGCAACGCGATGCCGGTCGCGGCGGGGCAGGGCATCTTTCAGCTCTCGAGTCTGACAGATGTGTTCATCGCCAGCCTTCTCGCCGAGGGCGCGCTCACGGGGATCTACTTCGCCCAGCGCATCGCCATGGTGCCGATGGCCCTGTTCGGCGCCTCCGTGGCCGTGGCGGCCCTGCCGGAGATGTCCCGCGAGAAGGGGATCGGAGCCCTGCGGTCCCATCTCTCCACCGGCGTCCGGCGGGTCGCCTACTTCATTCTTCCATCCGTCGCCGTGCTCCTCCTGCTCGGGGACCTCGTGACCTCGCTCATCTACGAACGGGGAGCCTTCGACGCCGAACACGTGCCGGTCGTGCGGTGGGCCCTGGGCGCGTACGCGCTGGGACTCGTCGCGACGGGCCTCACGAAGCTGTTCGCGAGCGCGTTCCACGCCCTCCAGGACACGCGGACGCCCGTGAAGTATGCCATGGCAGGGGTGGGGATCGGCATCCTCGTCGGAGCCGCGACGGCGCTGTGGATGGACGACCGGGGGTTCGGGCTGCGCGCGGCGGCCGGCCTCGTCTTCGGCAGTTCGGTCGGGGCCTGGGTGAACCTCGTCCTCCTCATGCGAGGGCTGAGCCGGCGGGGTGCGGACGGGTGGTTCGTCCCCGTGCGGCGTTCGCTCGGTCGCATGGCGGTCGGCGCCGGTCTCGCGAGCGCGGCCTTCCTCGTGATGCGCTCCCTGCTCGGGGGCCACCTCCCGGACGGATTCCTCGGCGACGCCACCCTCCTCGCGGCGGCGCTCGTCGCCGGCGGGCTCTGCTACGCCGGGTGCGCGGGGCTCCCGACGGGGCTCCGGACCGTTGGGGAGCCCCCACCGGCGGAGGGGGGAGAGTGA
- the gltX gene encoding glutamate--tRNA ligase produces the protein MTPPAASTARVRTRFAPSPTGALHLGNVRTAILNWLFARRHGGAFVLRLEDTDTERAVPEGEAMIYEALDWLGIAPDEGPREGGPFAPYRQLARADRHRARAAELLESGRAFRCYCRPDELEARRKAAIAAGEPTGRDARCRDLPAEQARRQETEGREAAIRLRVESGPVEFSDLLKGTLAIDGDDLGDLVLVRSDGRPTYNFAVAVDDIEMEISHVIRGVGHLSNTPKQVLLYRAFGVRPPEFVHIPTVLAPGGGKLSKRRGAAGVLDYRDRGFHPDAVVNYLSLLSWSSEDGEEFLSRKALVERIDLDRLGAADTEVDEEKMTWLSGQHLRAEPAERLARDWAARLDAEGLGLTDADLRRAAEVFAKRTRLLSDVTSEVEPIYRAPETGGSAARELLSDPAAATAIRLARAAWADTAWRPEPLAAALRGAMRDAGLAGRTFFPPVRVALTGQLHGPDLGDVAYALGRERTLARLAAATEKERSV, from the coding sequence GTGACCCCTCCGGCCGCTTCGACTGCACGGGTCCGAACCCGGTTCGCCCCGAGCCCGACGGGAGCCCTTCACCTGGGCAACGTGCGCACCGCGATCCTGAATTGGCTCTTCGCTCGACGGCACGGGGGCGCCTTTGTGCTCCGCCTCGAGGACACGGACACGGAGCGTGCGGTGCCGGAGGGGGAGGCGATGATCTACGAGGCGCTCGACTGGCTCGGCATCGCCCCGGATGAGGGACCGCGGGAGGGAGGGCCGTTCGCGCCGTACCGCCAGTTGGCGCGCGCCGACCGCCATCGGGCCCGCGCGGCGGAGTTGCTGGAATCGGGGAGGGCGTTTCGCTGTTACTGCCGGCCGGACGAACTCGAGGCGAGGCGGAAGGCCGCGATCGCCGCGGGGGAGCCCACGGGACGCGATGCGCGCTGCCGGGACCTTCCCGCCGAGCAAGCGCGCCGGCAGGAGACGGAGGGACGGGAGGCCGCCATCCGGCTTCGCGTCGAATCCGGGCCCGTAGAGTTCTCGGATCTCTTGAAGGGCACGCTCGCCATCGACGGGGACGACCTGGGAGACCTCGTCCTCGTGCGAAGCGACGGGCGGCCCACCTACAACTTCGCCGTCGCGGTGGACGACATCGAGATGGAGATCAGTCACGTGATCCGGGGCGTGGGCCACCTCTCGAACACGCCCAAGCAGGTTCTCCTGTACCGGGCCTTCGGGGTCAGGCCGCCCGAGTTCGTCCACATCCCGACCGTCCTCGCCCCGGGGGGAGGGAAGCTCTCCAAGCGACGCGGGGCCGCGGGGGTCCTCGACTACCGGGACCGGGGGTTTCATCCGGACGCGGTGGTCAACTACCTGTCGCTCCTCTCGTGGTCTTCGGAGGACGGAGAGGAGTTCCTGAGCCGGAAGGCGCTCGTGGAACGGATCGACCTCGACCGGCTGGGGGCTGCCGACACGGAGGTGGACGAGGAAAAGATGACCTGGCTGTCCGGACAGCACCTGCGGGCGGAACCCGCCGAGCGGCTGGCCCGCGATTGGGCGGCGCGGCTCGATGCGGAAGGGCTGGGACTGACCGACGCCGATCTCCGTCGAGCAGCGGAGGTCTTCGCCAAGCGCACCCGTCTCCTTTCCGACGTCACGTCCGAAGTCGAGCCGATCTACCGCGCGCCGGAGACCGGCGGATCCGCCGCTCGGGAGTTGCTCTCCGACCCCGCGGCCGCGACCGCGATCCGCCTCGCCCGCGCCGCGTGGGCCGACACGGCGTGGCGACCCGAACCCCTCGCGGCGGCGCTGCGCGGCGCGATGCGCGACGCCGGGCTCGCGGGGCGTACATTCTTTCCGCCCGTCCGGGTCGCCCTGACCGGGCAGCTTCACGGACCCGACCTCGGCGACGTCGCCTATGCGCTCGGACGGGAGCGCACCCTGGCTCGGCTCGCGGCGGCGACAGAAAAGGAGCGAAGTGTATGA
- a CDS encoding 23S rRNA (pseudouridine(1915)-N(3))-methyltransferase RlmH: MTRILVASVGRNRATALQRATDEYEDRLRRYIRFEVVLVDPAGLPDARATEAREREAAALERRLPDELDLIALTREGERWTTRALADYLDDMRTYGRPGAAFAIGGAHGLAPGLLARARARLALSAMTLPHEVARLVLTEQLYRAATILRGEPYHKGP, encoded by the coding sequence GTGACACGGATCCTCGTGGCCTCGGTCGGACGGAACCGGGCCACCGCTCTACAAAGGGCGACGGACGAGTATGAAGACCGCCTGCGGCGGTACATCCGGTTCGAGGTCGTGCTCGTCGACCCGGCCGGACTTCCGGATGCGCGCGCCACGGAGGCGCGGGAGCGGGAGGCGGCGGCCCTCGAGCGGCGCCTCCCGGACGAACTGGACCTCATCGCCCTCACACGGGAAGGTGAGCGATGGACGACGCGGGCCCTCGCGGACTACCTCGACGACATGCGCACCTACGGACGGCCGGGAGCCGCGTTCGCGATCGGAGGGGCGCATGGACTCGCCCCGGGGCTACTCGCCCGCGCGCGGGCTCGGCTCGCGCTTTCGGCCATGACGCTCCCGCACGAGGTCGCCCGACTCGTCCTCACGGAGCAACTCTACCGGGCGGCCACCATCCTCCGTGGCGAACCGTACCACAAGGGACCCTGA
- the bshC gene encoding bacillithiol biosynthesis cysteine-adding enzyme BshC → MSGPGVRARLESVLQGQGTFVTTGHQPILLLGPLYVLYKALTAISLAAQLEQTFGAPVVPLFWIASDDHDWDEVGSTTILDRSDATRTLALPVPAGGERKSVGSHILDGPGLDVLDALPDIVPESEFTAHYLKLIRDAYAEGHRVSEAFARFLAGVLGDRGYAWIDSARPELCRAAAPLYRRLLSDWDGVVEAEAAGARALEAAGFDAPISRVEDALPLFFDEGGGRHRVRRGGAVPLEGWRERLEAAPEGFSPNVASRPALESYLLPVAATVLGPGEIAYWSQLPPLFGALDIPLPSVHPRAAWTLVEARTRRILERTGLSPQDLAAGAEPIVERLTREARPEAVKRAFGHFREDAETGMAGIEAAVADNLPGLRGAVGKMRKGILDAASELSRQVDRATRERLDVRLGQVRRAGANLFPRRRPQERVLNPLSFLCRYGPGLVERLAHETDRQVASFLAGRAEDG, encoded by the coding sequence GTGTCCGGGCCCGGTGTCCGCGCGCGCCTCGAGTCCGTTCTCCAGGGGCAAGGCACCTTTGTCACGACGGGGCACCAGCCCATCCTCCTCCTCGGACCCCTCTACGTTCTCTACAAGGCCCTCACCGCCATCTCGCTCGCCGCCCAACTCGAGCAGACCTTCGGCGCGCCCGTCGTCCCGCTGTTCTGGATCGCTTCGGACGACCACGACTGGGACGAAGTCGGGAGCACGACGATCCTCGACCGTTCGGACGCCACGCGGACCCTCGCACTCCCCGTCCCGGCCGGTGGCGAGCGCAAATCCGTGGGATCCCACATCCTCGACGGCCCTGGCTTGGATGTCCTCGACGCCCTGCCTGACATCGTTCCTGAATCAGAATTTACGGCACATTATCTGAAGTTGATACGAGATGCTTATGCCGAGGGACATCGGGTCTCCGAGGCGTTCGCCCGGTTCCTCGCGGGGGTGCTCGGCGATCGGGGATACGCGTGGATCGATTCCGCCCGCCCGGAGCTCTGCCGCGCCGCGGCCCCCCTCTACCGACGGCTTCTTTCCGACTGGGATGGAGTCGTCGAGGCGGAGGCGGCGGGCGCGCGCGCGTTGGAGGCGGCCGGCTTCGACGCGCCGATCTCGCGCGTCGAGGATGCGCTGCCGCTGTTCTTCGACGAGGGCGGCGGGAGACATCGCGTCCGGCGAGGCGGGGCCGTACCCCTTGAGGGCTGGCGCGAACGACTGGAGGCCGCGCCCGAAGGCTTTTCGCCGAACGTCGCGTCCCGCCCCGCGCTCGAATCCTACCTGCTTCCCGTGGCCGCGACGGTGCTCGGGCCCGGCGAGATCGCGTACTGGAGCCAACTGCCGCCGCTGTTCGGCGCCCTCGATATCCCGCTGCCATCCGTCCATCCCCGGGCAGCATGGACGCTGGTCGAGGCGCGGACGCGACGGATTCTCGAGCGGACCGGCCTGTCACCACAGGATCTCGCTGCGGGGGCGGAGCCGATCGTCGAACGCCTCACGCGGGAGGCGCGGCCGGAAGCAGTGAAGCGGGCGTTCGGCCACTTCCGGGAGGATGCCGAAACCGGCATGGCCGGGATCGAGGCGGCCGTGGCCGATAACCTGCCGGGACTGCGAGGGGCGGTGGGGAAGATGCGGAAGGGTATCCTCGACGCGGCCTCCGAGCTGTCCCGCCAGGTGGACCGCGCGACCCGGGAACGGCTCGACGTCCGGCTGGGCCAGGTGCGCCGCGCGGGCGCGAACCTCTTCCCGCGGCGGCGCCCGCAGGAACGCGTGCTGAATCCGCTCTCCTTCCTCTGCCGCTACGGTCCCGGACTCGTGGAGCGGCTGGCGCACGAGACCGATCGCCAGGTCGCGTCCTTCTTGGCGGGTCGCGCGGAAGATGGATAG
- the uvrC gene encoding excinuclease ABC subunit UvrC, with product MSREPGPRRTDLDALREQARGLDHEPGVYLFRDAAGEVLYVGKAKSLRSRVASYFGAEASRSVKVIRLVREIDSIETFPVRSEAEALLLEWNLIREFGPRFNIQLRDDKSYPYIKVTVTEPFPRIFVTRRLRDDGSRYLGPFTDVGAMRRALRTIKKMYTVRSCHYRMPAELPPRPCLDYHIGRCKAPCAGLQSEADYRTMIDEILEILGGRTGPVRRSVERRMAEAAEALNYERAGELRDVLRGLDQLESRQAAIDPRGGSRDVIGFARRPADGAVCGIVLRVREGRLVGRRIHYLANVGDEPDEAVLGALVKGYYLRQADDVPSELIVPDPFHEQDLVEEYLSGVANHRFRIRVPARGPRLELTRAASRNAAHVLERDRLERGDEAETGVEAAGPPSAAARLAEVLALEAPARDIVCFDVSTLAGRESVGSCVWLRDGRPHKDEYRKFRIRDSEEGQTDDYAMMQEIVSRYFDRRVREGRALPDLVVVDGGRGQLSAARQAMDGAGVSDLPTVALAKRDEEVFRPGTPTPLRLPRADPGLHWLQRARDEAHRFALRYNRTLRRRRALRSRLSEIPGVGPEREQRLLERFGSLDLIRRATPAQLACTPGIGPATATSILAALREEDPARGAAS from the coding sequence GTGAGCCGGGAGCCGGGACCGCGAAGGACGGATCTCGACGCGCTTCGCGAGCAGGCGCGAGGGCTGGATCACGAGCCGGGCGTGTACCTGTTTCGCGATGCCGCGGGCGAAGTCCTCTACGTGGGAAAGGCGAAGTCGCTCCGGTCGCGGGTCGCCTCCTATTTCGGCGCCGAGGCGAGCCGCTCCGTGAAGGTCATCCGCCTGGTGCGGGAGATCGACAGCATCGAGACCTTCCCCGTGCGCTCCGAAGCCGAAGCCCTCCTCCTCGAGTGGAATCTCATCCGCGAGTTCGGGCCACGCTTCAACATCCAGCTCCGCGACGACAAGAGCTATCCGTACATCAAGGTCACGGTCACGGAGCCCTTCCCGCGGATCTTCGTGACCCGCCGGCTGAGGGATGACGGCTCGCGGTACCTGGGGCCCTTCACCGACGTCGGGGCGATGCGGCGGGCGCTGCGCACGATCAAGAAGATGTACACCGTGCGGTCGTGCCATTACCGGATGCCGGCGGAGCTTCCGCCCAGACCCTGTCTCGATTATCACATCGGCCGTTGCAAGGCGCCGTGCGCGGGTCTCCAGTCCGAAGCGGACTATCGGACGATGATCGACGAAATCCTCGAGATCCTGGGCGGGCGGACGGGGCCCGTCAGGCGCTCGGTGGAGCGCCGCATGGCGGAGGCCGCCGAAGCGCTGAACTACGAACGGGCGGGGGAGTTGAGGGACGTACTGCGTGGCCTCGATCAGCTGGAGAGCCGGCAGGCCGCGATCGACCCCCGGGGCGGGAGTCGTGACGTGATCGGATTCGCGCGCCGTCCGGCGGACGGGGCGGTGTGCGGCATCGTGCTGAGGGTGCGGGAGGGAAGGCTAGTCGGTCGCCGGATCCATTATCTCGCGAACGTCGGGGACGAACCGGACGAAGCCGTACTCGGGGCCCTCGTGAAGGGGTACTATCTGCGCCAGGCGGACGATGTCCCCTCGGAGCTGATCGTGCCGGACCCGTTCCACGAGCAGGACCTCGTGGAGGAGTACCTTTCGGGCGTCGCCAACCACCGCTTTCGCATCCGGGTGCCGGCGCGCGGACCCAGGCTCGAACTGACGCGTGCCGCGAGCCGAAACGCGGCACACGTGCTGGAGCGGGACCGATTGGAGCGGGGAGACGAGGCCGAGACCGGGGTCGAGGCGGCGGGACCGCCGTCGGCCGCGGCGCGGCTCGCGGAGGTGCTCGCGCTGGAGGCGCCCGCGCGGGACATCGTCTGCTTCGATGTGTCGACGCTCGCGGGCCGGGAGTCGGTCGGGAGTTGCGTCTGGCTCCGGGACGGACGGCCGCACAAGGATGAGTATCGAAAGTTCCGAATCCGGGACTCGGAGGAGGGACAGACGGATGACTACGCCATGATGCAGGAGATCGTCTCGCGCTACTTCGACCGTCGGGTCCGGGAGGGACGCGCGCTGCCCGACCTCGTCGTCGTGGACGGCGGCAGGGGACAGCTGTCGGCCGCGCGGCAGGCCATGGATGGCGCGGGCGTCTCCGATCTGCCCACCGTGGCCCTCGCGAAGCGCGACGAGGAAGTATTCCGGCCCGGGACTCCGACTCCATTGCGGCTTCCGCGCGCGGACCCGGGTTTGCATTGGCTGCAGCGGGCGCGCGATGAGGCCCATCGCTTTGCCCTCCGGTACAACCGGACGCTGCGCCGCCGCCGCGCCCTCAGATCGAGGCTGAGCGAGATCCCGGGGGTGGGGCCGGAGCGCGAACAGCGTCTGTTGGAGCGATTCGGCAGCCTCGACCTCATCCGTCGGGCCACGCCCGCCCAGCTCGCCTGCACGCCGGGGATCGGTCCTGCGACGGCCACGTCGATCCTCGCCGCGCTCCGCGAGGAGGATCCGGCCCGGGGGGCCGCCTCGTGA
- a CDS encoding class I SAM-dependent methyltransferase codes for MSAPAEWFRDWFGRAYLELYPHRDEEEAVRAVALYRERAGLATGARVLDLACGAGRHLQRLRAAGLRAVGIDLSGPLLDAARTRPGMDGSLIRADMRGLPFAAGTFDGLVNFFTSFGYFLTPEEDIEVLREIRRVLRPGAPFLMDYLHAAWVIDRLDPESVGEINGTPVRQTRWVEGDQVFKRIEIGGTGGGEPEVYHERVRLYSPEALRGLLREHGLEATNTFGSYDGTPFRGDSPRLLLMGRTL; via the coding sequence ATGAGCGCCCCCGCCGAGTGGTTCAGGGACTGGTTCGGCCGAGCCTACCTCGAGCTGTATCCGCATCGGGACGAGGAGGAGGCCGTCCGAGCGGTCGCGCTCTATCGCGAGCGCGCCGGACTCGCGACCGGCGCCCGCGTGCTCGACCTCGCCTGCGGCGCGGGCCGCCACCTGCAGCGTCTCCGGGCGGCCGGCCTGCGGGCGGTCGGGATCGATCTCTCCGGCCCGCTCCTGGACGCGGCGCGAACCCGTCCGGGGATGGACGGATCCCTCATCCGCGCCGACATGCGCGGGCTCCCCTTCGCCGCCGGGACGTTCGATGGCCTCGTGAACTTCTTCACCTCCTTCGGCTACTTTCTCACGCCGGAGGAAGACATCGAGGTTCTGCGGGAAATCCGGCGGGTGCTGCGGCCCGGGGCTCCCTTCCTGATGGACTATCTGCACGCGGCGTGGGTCATCGACCGCCTCGATCCCGAATCCGTGGGCGAGATCAACGGGACTCCCGTACGGCAGACGCGGTGGGTGGAAGGAGACCAGGTTTTCAAGCGCATCGAGATCGGAGGAACCGGCGGCGGGGAGCCGGAGGTCTACCACGAGCGGGTGCGCCTCTATTCGCCGGAGGCGCTGCGCGGGCTCCTCCGCGAGCACGGACTCGAGGCCACGAACACCTTCGGCAGTTATGACGGGACGCCGTTTCGAGGCGACTCGCCCCGCCTGCTTCTGATGGGACGGACCCTTTGA